In the Streptomyces sp. NBC_00525 genome, one interval contains:
- a CDS encoding beta-ketoacyl synthase N-terminal-like domain-containing protein, with protein MTGQRVVISGMGLVTPLGTGVGTFWSGLVAGDTALRPARRFASAEYEGEPVGEVPGLPGPADGPRKQHFTLAAVEEALTAARLPALPPGSLVLLVGQARGPLPGRNPQLDGEETEFFGPPDGFLDAPGGPLGGRDGKRSAADAQVLHLSHACASAAFAVGLARTTLRAGAAPAVLVAGASVLNRYEYASMRVVRAVARGAARPFDSGRAGISLGEGGGALLLESASAARARGLSADLTVAGVCCRVAGEKPAASSAEVVTDCLRAALRDADADRLDHVHAHATGTPQGDAAELRAIEAVAAELDSPTVPVSSHKGAIGHLLHVSAVPAIAAAALALRTGTAPPTAGLVRPEPTERVHLPLHAQPLHGARLAAVNSFGFGGNNASVVLRRH; from the coding sequence ATGACCGGGCAACGCGTGGTGATCAGCGGCATGGGACTCGTCACCCCGCTGGGTACCGGTGTCGGCACGTTCTGGTCCGGGCTGGTGGCCGGAGACACCGCTCTGCGGCCCGCGCGGCGCTTCGCCTCCGCCGAGTACGAGGGCGAGCCGGTGGGCGAGGTTCCCGGACTGCCCGGCCCGGCCGACGGCCCCCGCAAACAGCACTTCACGCTGGCCGCCGTCGAGGAGGCCCTCACCGCCGCCCGGCTCCCGGCCCTGCCTCCCGGCTCCCTGGTGCTCCTCGTCGGCCAGGCGCGGGGTCCGCTGCCCGGCCGGAATCCTCAGCTCGACGGCGAGGAGACCGAGTTCTTCGGCCCGCCCGACGGATTCCTCGATGCCCCCGGCGGACCGCTCGGTGGGCGGGACGGCAAGCGGTCGGCGGCCGACGCCCAGGTTCTCCATCTGTCGCACGCCTGCGCCTCCGCCGCCTTCGCGGTGGGCCTCGCCCGGACCACGCTGCGGGCCGGTGCGGCTCCTGCGGTCCTGGTGGCGGGTGCCTCCGTGCTCAACCGTTACGAGTACGCCAGTATGCGCGTCGTGCGAGCTGTGGCCCGCGGTGCCGCCCGCCCCTTCGACAGCGGTCGGGCGGGCATCTCGCTCGGTGAGGGCGGCGGCGCACTCCTGCTCGAATCGGCGTCCGCCGCACGCGCGCGCGGCCTGTCCGCCGATCTGACGGTGGCCGGCGTCTGCTGCCGGGTGGCGGGCGAGAAGCCGGCGGCCTCCTCCGCCGAGGTGGTCACCGACTGCCTGCGCGCCGCGCTGCGCGACGCCGACGCGGACCGGCTGGACCATGTACACGCTCACGCCACGGGAACGCCCCAGGGCGACGCGGCCGAGCTGCGGGCCATCGAGGCCGTCGCCGCGGAGCTGGACTCACCGACCGTACCGGTCAGTTCGCACAAGGGCGCCATCGGGCATCTGCTGCATGTCTCCGCCGTACCGGCGATCGCGGCCGCGGCGCTGGCCCTGCGCACAGGCACCGCCCCGCCCACCGCCGGACTGGTCCGGCCGGAACCCACCGAGCGCGTACACCTGCCGCTGCACGCACAGCCGCTGCACGGCGCACGGCTCGCCGCTGTCAACAGCTTCGGGTTCGGCGGCAACAACGCGTCCGTGGTGCTACGGCGGCACTGA
- the fabI gene encoding enoyl-ACP reductase FabI yields the protein MSGLLAGRRLVVTGIISESSIAFSVARLAQEQGATVVLTAYGRPTLVRRLARRLPQEPPVVELDVTDATHLDSLADRLGEHMDGVDGILHSIAHAPEGCLGGTFVDAPWSDVSAALHTSTYSLKALVAGCRPLLRPGASVVGLDFDASRTWPDYDWMGVAKAGLEATSRYLARHLGPDGIRVNLVAAGPLRTLAARGIGGDGSAFEDDWARTAPLGWNPADAGPVARTCVALLSDWMPATTGEIVHADGGHHVIGA from the coding sequence ATGAGCGGGCTGCTTGCCGGCAGAAGACTGGTCGTCACCGGCATTATCAGCGAGAGCTCCATCGCCTTCTCCGTGGCCAGGCTGGCCCAGGAACAGGGCGCCACCGTCGTTCTGACCGCCTACGGCCGGCCGACCCTGGTCAGGCGCCTGGCCCGCCGACTACCGCAGGAACCCCCCGTCGTGGAGCTCGACGTCACCGACGCCACGCATCTGGACTCGCTCGCCGACCGGCTGGGAGAGCACATGGACGGGGTCGACGGCATCCTGCACTCCATCGCCCACGCTCCGGAAGGCTGCCTCGGCGGCACCTTCGTCGACGCGCCCTGGTCCGATGTCTCCGCCGCCCTGCACACCTCCACCTACTCCCTGAAGGCGCTGGTCGCCGGCTGCAGGCCGCTGCTGCGCCCCGGCGCCTCGGTGGTCGGCCTGGACTTCGACGCGTCCCGGACGTGGCCCGACTACGACTGGATGGGCGTTGCCAAGGCCGGCCTGGAGGCCACCAGCCGCTACCTGGCCCGTCACCTGGGCCCGGACGGTATCCGGGTCAACCTCGTCGCGGCGGGGCCGCTGCGTACTCTCGCAGCCCGCGGTATCGGCGGTGACGGCTCCGCGTTCGAGGACGACTGGGCCCGCACGGCACCGCTCGGGTGGAATCCCGCCGACGCCGGGCCCGTCGCCCGCACCTGTGTGGCCCTGCTCTCCGACTGGATGCCGGCCACCACCGGCGAGATCGTCCACGCCGACGGCGGTCATCACGTGATCGGCGCCTGA
- a CDS encoding FAS1-like dehydratase domain-containing protein, translating into MDATPGTRAARPGDAVLASSPYDVEAEKIREFAAAVGETGAACHDEEAARALGHPGLLAPPTFLTVPAARVEDMLLRRAGIAPDGLVHREQRIRLYRPVRAGDVLHPVVRLRQSGPVAGRRAVTVTTEFRDAEGAPVGVLDATLLLPADARPARGHRHGTDTEAQEELE; encoded by the coding sequence ATGGACGCCACACCCGGAACCCGGGCCGCCCGCCCCGGGGACGCGGTTCTGGCCTCGTCGCCCTACGACGTCGAGGCCGAGAAGATACGGGAGTTCGCGGCGGCGGTCGGCGAGACCGGTGCCGCATGTCACGACGAGGAGGCTGCCCGGGCACTCGGGCATCCCGGCCTTCTGGCCCCGCCGACGTTCCTGACCGTGCCCGCCGCGCGGGTGGAGGACATGCTGCTGCGCCGGGCCGGTATCGCCCCGGACGGACTCGTCCATCGCGAGCAGCGCATCCGGCTGTACCGACCGGTCCGGGCCGGCGACGTGCTGCATCCAGTCGTACGCCTCCGACAGTCGGGCCCCGTCGCCGGGCGCCGGGCGGTGACGGTGACGACGGAGTTCCGGGATGCGGAGGGGGCGCCGGTCGGTGTCCTCGACGCGACCCTGCTGCTGCCGGCGGACGCCCGGCCCGCCCGCGGCCACCGACACGGCACCGACACAGAAGCACAGGAGGAGTTGGAATGA
- the lanKC gene encoding class III lanthionine synthetase LanKC has product MTATRPQPEPYCQADPVFYDLAGRHDAHDDTVFPRTTAPVPDGWRRGDHDVWVMYTPTGHRLPEQGWKIHVSALPDNAGRVVDLTADHCLERGIPFKFLRSRSVLTTHSLKYAPRSASGKLVTIYPCDEDELLRTLEELGKTLDGEPGPYILTDLRWGDGPLHVRYGGFVARYCPTEDGTSVLAVRRPDGTLVPDSRRPVFEVPDWVTPPAFLGELMAARSGGAEEFPYRVERALHFSNAGGVYLARDTAGRQVILKEARPHAGLDGRGDDAVVRLARERRALERLAGLPGVPELYEHRTVWEHHFLAVEHLPGDTLQTWLARNYPLVRAGSTQEELDTYARRAAALADRVERIVRAVHGRGLVFGDLHPANILVDEDDRVHLVDFELAFPVEEADRLGLGHPGFAGTGRTGTAIDRHALAALRLWLLFPLTNLSELDPGRASRYADVAEHRFGLTPGSLDPLRRELAPAGPDRTPEALRTPAATDLAAPAPDWAAARRSMAEAVLLSATPERTDRLFPGSVRQFHTDGLNLAYGAAGVLWALDRAGAGRHPQHEEWLLRAVRSSPPQRAGLLDGAHGVAHVLAGFGHVDEALRLADDCRAAVAAMRATSLYGGLAGVGLTQLGLAHTTGRADLRDLALETAARLAENVRAGQAPGITAGPGRGSHAGLLHGWSGPALFYLRLYEETADRVHLDLAVRALHLDLDLCAPADDGSLQVDGGFRLLPYLDVGSAGIALVADQLLAHRADERIAGALPAIARAAEPEFTIEPHLFAGRAGLLATLAALSSGTACREPAVVGHDPLVARHLSRLHWHAMSYRGHLAFPGEQLRRLSMDLATGTAGVLLAVAAALDGHRDFLPFLAGPR; this is encoded by the coding sequence ATGACGGCGACCCGACCCCAGCCCGAACCGTACTGCCAGGCCGATCCGGTCTTCTACGACCTCGCCGGCCGCCATGACGCACACGACGACACGGTCTTCCCCCGCACCACCGCTCCCGTGCCGGACGGCTGGCGGCGCGGCGACCACGACGTCTGGGTGATGTACACCCCGACGGGGCACCGCCTGCCCGAACAGGGCTGGAAGATCCACGTCTCGGCGCTGCCGGACAATGCCGGGCGCGTCGTGGACCTGACCGCGGACCACTGCCTGGAGCGGGGCATCCCGTTCAAGTTCCTGCGCAGCCGCAGCGTGCTCACCACCCACAGCCTCAAGTACGCGCCGCGCTCCGCCAGCGGCAAGCTCGTCACCATCTACCCCTGCGACGAGGACGAGCTGCTGCGCACGCTGGAGGAGCTCGGCAAGACCCTGGACGGTGAGCCCGGCCCGTACATCCTGACCGACCTGCGGTGGGGCGACGGCCCGCTGCACGTGCGCTACGGCGGTTTCGTCGCCCGCTACTGCCCGACCGAGGACGGCACCTCGGTGCTCGCCGTACGGCGCCCGGACGGCACCCTGGTGCCGGACAGCCGCCGCCCGGTGTTCGAGGTGCCGGACTGGGTGACCCCGCCGGCGTTCCTCGGTGAACTGATGGCCGCCCGCTCCGGCGGAGCGGAGGAGTTCCCCTACCGTGTGGAGCGCGCGCTGCACTTCTCCAACGCCGGCGGCGTCTACCTCGCCCGGGACACGGCCGGACGACAGGTCATCCTCAAAGAGGCCCGTCCGCATGCCGGGCTCGACGGCCGGGGTGACGACGCGGTCGTCCGGCTCGCCCGGGAGCGGCGGGCCCTGGAACGCCTCGCGGGTCTGCCCGGAGTGCCCGAGCTGTACGAGCACCGCACCGTCTGGGAGCACCACTTCCTGGCCGTCGAGCACCTGCCCGGTGACACCCTGCAGACCTGGCTCGCCCGCAACTACCCCTTGGTCAGGGCCGGTTCCACCCAGGAAGAGCTCGACACGTATGCCCGCCGGGCCGCGGCACTGGCCGACCGCGTCGAGCGGATCGTGCGGGCCGTGCACGGCCGCGGCCTCGTCTTCGGCGACCTCCACCCGGCCAACATCCTCGTCGACGAGGACGACCGGGTCCACCTGGTCGACTTCGAACTCGCCTTCCCCGTCGAGGAGGCCGACCGGCTCGGCCTGGGACACCCCGGATTCGCCGGCACCGGCCGCACCGGCACCGCCATCGACCGGCACGCGCTCGCCGCCCTGCGCCTGTGGCTGCTGTTCCCGCTCACCAACCTCTCGGAGCTGGACCCCGGCAGGGCATCCCGGTACGCGGACGTCGCCGAGCACCGGTTCGGCCTGACCCCGGGCAGCCTCGACCCGCTGCGCCGCGAACTGGCCCCCGCCGGTCCGGACCGCACGCCCGAGGCACTGCGGACCCCCGCCGCGACGGACCTGGCCGCGCCGGCCCCCGACTGGGCGGCGGCGCGCAGGTCGATGGCCGAAGCGGTGCTGCTCTCCGCCACGCCGGAGCGTACCGACCGCCTCTTCCCCGGAAGCGTCCGCCAGTTCCACACCGACGGTCTCAACCTGGCGTACGGCGCCGCCGGTGTGCTCTGGGCCCTGGACCGGGCCGGTGCCGGACGCCACCCGCAGCACGAGGAATGGCTGCTGCGCGCGGTGCGCAGCAGCCCGCCGCAGCGGGCCGGCCTGCTGGACGGCGCCCATGGAGTCGCCCATGTACTCGCCGGGTTCGGGCATGTCGACGAGGCGCTCCGGCTGGCCGACGACTGCCGTGCGGCCGTGGCCGCGATGCGGGCGACCAGCCTGTACGGCGGGCTCGCCGGGGTCGGCCTCACCCAGCTCGGCCTGGCGCACACCACGGGCCGCGCCGACCTGCGCGACCTGGCGCTGGAGACGGCCGCCCGGCTGGCCGAGAACGTGCGGGCCGGACAGGCCCCGGGGATCACCGCCGGGCCGGGCCGCGGCTCCCACGCGGGGCTGCTGCACGGCTGGTCCGGACCGGCGCTGTTCTACCTGCGGCTGTACGAGGAGACCGCGGACCGCGTCCACCTCGACCTCGCGGTCCGGGCACTGCACCTCGACCTCGACCTGTGCGCGCCCGCCGACGACGGCTCCCTCCAGGTGGACGGCGGCTTCCGGCTGCTGCCGTACCTGGACGTGGGGAGCGCGGGCATCGCCCTCGTGGCCGACCAACTGCTCGCCCACCGCGCCGACGAGCGGATCGCCGGGGCGCTGCCGGCCATCGCCCGCGCCGCCGAGCCGGAGTTCACCATCGAACCGCACCTTTTCGCGGGCCGCGCGGGATTGCTCGCCACGCTTGCCGCCCTGAGCTCCGGCACAGCCTGCCGCGAACCGGCGGTCGTCGGCCACGACCCCCTGGTCGCCCGCCACCTGTCGCGGCTCCACTGGCACGCGATGTCCTACCGCGGCCACCTCGCCTTCCCGGGCGAGCAGCTGCGACGGCTGTCCATGGACCTGGCCACCGGCACGGCGGGCGTGCTGCTTGCCGTGGCCGCGGCGCTCGACGGGCACCGGGACTTCCTGCCTTTCCTGGCGGGCCCCCGGTAG
- a CDS encoding class III lanthipeptide, with protein sequence MSIVLELQGLEVPAEEAALVVSSASNHCL encoded by the coding sequence ATGTCGATCGTTCTCGAACTGCAGGGCCTTGAGGTTCCGGCCGAGGAAGCCGCTCTGGTCGTCAGCAGCGCCAGCAACCACTGCCTCTGA
- a CDS encoding class I adenylate-forming enzyme family protein: MTWTASPRMRDAETALHGDALLRRVAGASRALRGRGVRSGDRVLVRGDNSLDYVVTLLALVHLDTSLVPVDHRTSPADVSAMAARCDARWLVGDGTRPDRIPAERVLAPQVLAAAQAEDASAAADIDLEPWFRRRDALVLSSSGTTGRPKGIVKSGPAVRDNTLRTIEAMGYRPDDVLAPLLPFSHQYGLSVVLVWWLARCTLLITPYQRLDLAVGQAAAGGATAVDAAPSTYHTLLQVVRRRPDVRAGLAGVRIWGVGGAPLPRPLADTFRETMGRPLLDGYGLTELGNVALATPEFPVGCGRALPGVGLRVVRPDGTLARPGEPGEIEVRSPGLMECYLAADGALDPVVDTGWYPTADLGHLDAEGNLHVHGRNRAVHRLGFTLYPESLERKAELCGRPVKVVAAQDVRRGASLHFVVADPDGGEPRDWRRRLAPHLADYEQPNSVHVIREFPLGTNGKVDTAALGALIGVG; this comes from the coding sequence ATGACTTGGACAGCGTCGCCCAGGATGCGTGACGCGGAGACCGCGCTGCACGGCGACGCACTGCTGCGACGGGTGGCCGGGGCGTCCCGGGCCCTGCGCGGACGCGGCGTCCGGTCCGGCGACAGGGTGCTGGTCAGGGGGGACAACTCGCTCGACTACGTCGTGACGCTGCTCGCCCTGGTCCACCTCGACACGTCCCTCGTCCCCGTGGACCACCGCACCTCTCCGGCCGACGTGAGCGCCATGGCCGCGCGATGCGACGCGCGCTGGCTGGTCGGCGACGGCACCCGCCCGGACCGGATTCCGGCCGAGCGGGTACTCGCTCCGCAGGTCCTGGCCGCCGCTCAGGCCGAGGACGCGTCCGCTGCGGCGGACATCGACCTTGAGCCGTGGTTCCGCCGTCGTGACGCCCTGGTGCTGTCGTCCTCGGGCACGACCGGCCGTCCCAAGGGGATCGTCAAGTCAGGACCCGCCGTCCGCGACAACACGCTGCGCACCATCGAGGCCATGGGGTACCGGCCCGACGACGTCCTCGCGCCACTGCTGCCGTTCTCCCACCAGTACGGCCTGTCCGTCGTCCTGGTGTGGTGGCTCGCCCGCTGCACCCTCCTGATCACCCCGTACCAGCGCCTCGACCTCGCCGTCGGCCAGGCCGCCGCCGGCGGGGCGACGGCGGTGGACGCGGCGCCCTCGACCTACCACACCCTGCTTCAAGTGGTACGCCGCAGGCCCGACGTCCGCGCCGGACTCGCCGGGGTGCGTATCTGGGGAGTGGGCGGAGCACCCCTGCCCCGACCGCTCGCCGATACCTTCCGGGAGACCATGGGACGCCCCCTGCTCGACGGCTACGGCCTCACCGAACTCGGCAACGTGGCGCTGGCCACCCCCGAGTTCCCGGTCGGCTGCGGCCGGGCGCTTCCGGGGGTCGGCCTGCGGGTCGTACGGCCGGACGGGACGCTCGCCCGGCCCGGCGAGCCGGGCGAGATCGAGGTCCGCTCGCCGGGACTGATGGAGTGCTACCTCGCTGCCGACGGCGCCCTTGACCCGGTCGTCGACACCGGGTGGTACCCGACCGCCGACCTGGGGCATCTGGACGCGGAGGGCAATCTGCACGTGCACGGTCGCAACCGTGCCGTGCACCGGCTCGGCTTCACGCTCTATCCCGAGAGCCTGGAGCGCAAGGCCGAGCTCTGCGGTCGGCCGGTGAAGGTGGTGGCCGCCCAGGACGTGCGCCGTGGCGCCTCCCTCCACTTCGTCGTCGCCGACCCCGACGGCGGTGAGCCGCGCGACTGGCGCCGCCGCCTCGCCCCGCACCTCGCGGACTACGAGCAGCCCAACTCGGTGCACGTGATCCGTGAATTCCCGCTCGGTACCAACGGCAAGGTGGACACCGCCGCCCTGGGCGCGTTGATCGGCGTGGGCTAG
- a CDS encoding class III lanthipeptide, with amino-acid sequence MSIVLELQGLEVPAEEAALAVSTASNHC; translated from the coding sequence ATGTCGATCGTTCTCGAACTGCAGGGCCTTGAGGTCCCGGCCGAGGAGGCCGCTCTGGCCGTGAGCACCGCCAGCAACCACTGCTGA